A genomic stretch from Haloarchaeobius amylolyticus includes:
- a CDS encoding acyl-CoA thioesterase/BAAT N-terminal domain-containing protein codes for MVPSHATDRRRVLRALGGGALAGLAGCLSGSETADPTLRAPETVLADDPFGIRVEGLSPGATVTLRATSLFGGDRYGSFARFEADESGALDLREAAPVAGTYEGTDPMGLVWSLRPAADLPEGAPPGMAKTDTDDGPGLAEDELAVRAVVDDDQVAGTQVRRRVADPDLTTVTAPEGIVARCYLPPDDGPAPAVLVLHGGGRGRWMDRPAKQLASHGFAAVALRYVGPQAPIRSRPKRIPLGYVDRAIDWVTGLDGVADGPVGAMGWSLGGQLALLLGARRDDVGAVAAYCAMDHVTHFDRFGTSPWEVDGEPLPSLEIDWDDGEVRPVGDSKGYHTRPAFEAAFAAADEATLADVRIPVEQTDGPVVAVGGGADAVLPAADAARRIETTLTEHDHPHRVEALTYEDTGHATAIPYRPTTGRAVRGKRAFGGTPAGIARAEADSWPTVLSVLEDGLQD; via the coding sequence ATGGTCCCCTCCCACGCGACCGATAGACGACGAGTACTCCGTGCCCTCGGAGGCGGTGCCCTCGCGGGCCTCGCCGGGTGTCTGTCCGGGTCCGAGACGGCCGACCCCACGCTCCGGGCACCGGAGACGGTGCTGGCGGACGACCCGTTCGGCATCCGCGTCGAAGGTCTCTCCCCGGGCGCCACGGTCACGCTCCGCGCCACGTCCCTGTTCGGGGGCGACCGGTACGGCTCCTTCGCGCGGTTCGAGGCCGACGAGTCGGGGGCGCTCGACCTCCGTGAGGCCGCGCCGGTCGCGGGCACCTACGAGGGGACCGACCCGATGGGCCTCGTCTGGTCGCTGCGACCCGCGGCCGACCTGCCCGAGGGCGCCCCGCCCGGCATGGCGAAGACGGACACCGATGACGGCCCGGGCCTCGCCGAGGACGAACTGGCGGTCCGGGCGGTCGTCGACGACGACCAGGTCGCCGGGACCCAGGTCCGGCGCCGCGTCGCGGACCCCGACCTGACGACCGTGACGGCCCCCGAGGGCATCGTCGCGCGCTGTTACCTGCCGCCCGACGACGGCCCCGCGCCGGCCGTCCTGGTCCTCCACGGCGGCGGGAGAGGGCGCTGGATGGACCGGCCAGCGAAGCAACTGGCCTCGCACGGGTTCGCTGCGGTCGCGCTCCGGTACGTCGGCCCGCAGGCGCCCATCCGGTCGCGCCCGAAGCGGATTCCCCTCGGGTACGTCGACCGCGCCATCGACTGGGTGACCGGCCTCGACGGCGTCGCGGACGGCCCGGTCGGGGCGATGGGCTGGTCGCTCGGCGGCCAGCTCGCGCTCCTGCTGGGCGCGCGCCGGGACGACGTCGGCGCTGTCGCGGCCTACTGCGCCATGGACCACGTCACGCACTTCGACCGGTTCGGCACGTCACCGTGGGAGGTCGACGGGGAACCGCTTCCCTCCCTCGAAATCGACTGGGACGACGGCGAGGTCAGGCCCGTCGGCGACTCGAAAGGCTACCACACCCGCCCGGCGTTCGAGGCGGCCTTTGCGGCAGCCGACGAGGCGACGCTCGCGGACGTCCGGATTCCGGTCGAACAGACCGACGGGCCGGTCGTTGCGGTCGGCGGGGGCGCCGACGCGGTGCTCCCGGCGGCCGACGCGGCCCGCCGCATCGAGACGACGCTGACCGAGCACGACCATCCACACCGGGTCGAGGCGCTCACCTACGAGGACACCGGCCACGCCACCGCGATCCCGTACCGGCCGACCACGGGCCGCGCCGTCAGGGGCAAGCGTGCCTTCGGCGGGACGCCGGCCGGCATCGCCCGCGCCGAGGCGGACTCGTGGCCGACGGTGCTGTCGGTGCTCGAAGACGGATTACAGGACTGA
- a CDS encoding ornithine cyclodeaminase family protein, with product MQTHLLDGDDVQQYSPMTALVAAIEDAFAAYETGDAQMPPKSYIDLPQYNGDFRSMPAYMDAGDWDAAGIKWVNVHPDNPADHDLPTVMGTMIYSDPETGFPLAIMDGTELTMRRTGAAAAVATDHLAVADASSLGIVGAGVQSYTQVEAIASVRDIETVVVSDLDEARVSAFIDAFDDEFDVREGSIAEAASCDVLSTVTPVEDPIVSAEDLGEHTHVNAMGADAEGKHELADEVLLDAKLVIDDYDQTTHSGEINVPFHEGVLSDDDIYGQIGEIVTGKLEGRTADDGVTVFDSTGLAIQDVAAAHVVYEAASDEDEETQTPSLIAAGQ from the coding sequence ATGCAGACCCACCTGCTCGACGGTGACGACGTACAGCAGTACTCGCCCATGACAGCCCTCGTCGCGGCCATCGAGGACGCGTTCGCGGCCTACGAGACCGGCGACGCCCAGATGCCCCCGAAGTCCTACATCGACCTGCCCCAGTACAACGGCGACTTCCGGTCGATGCCCGCCTACATGGACGCGGGCGACTGGGACGCCGCGGGCATCAAGTGGGTCAACGTCCACCCGGACAACCCCGCCGACCACGACCTGCCGACCGTGATGGGCACGATGATCTACTCCGACCCCGAGACCGGCTTCCCGCTGGCCATCATGGACGGGACCGAACTCACGATGCGCCGCACCGGCGCGGCCGCCGCGGTCGCCACCGACCACCTCGCCGTCGCCGACGCCTCCTCGCTCGGCATCGTCGGCGCGGGTGTCCAGTCCTACACGCAGGTCGAGGCCATCGCGTCGGTCCGCGACATCGAGACGGTCGTCGTGAGCGACCTCGACGAGGCGCGCGTCTCGGCGTTCATCGACGCCTTCGACGACGAGTTCGACGTGCGCGAGGGCTCCATCGCGGAGGCCGCATCCTGTGACGTGCTCTCGACGGTGACCCCGGTGGAAGACCCCATCGTCTCCGCCGAGGACCTCGGCGAGCACACCCACGTCAACGCGATGGGTGCCGACGCCGAGGGCAAGCACGAACTCGCCGACGAGGTGCTCCTCGACGCCAAGCTCGTCATCGACGATTACGACCAGACGACCCACTCCGGCGAGATCAACGTCCCCTTCCACGAGGGCGTCCTCTCCGACGACGACATCTACGGCCAGATCGGCGAGATCGTCACCGGCAAACTCGAGGGTCGGACCGCGGACGACGGCGTGACCGTCTTCGACTCGACCGGCCTCGCCATCCAGGACGTCGCCGCCGCCCACGTCGTCTACGAGGCCGCGAGCGACGAGGACGAGGAGACGCAGACGCCGAGTCTCATCGCCGCCGGGCAGTAA
- a CDS encoding ABC transporter ATP-binding protein yields the protein MTRDLIRVRDLSTRFFTEEGQVNAVESVDFTVRDGEVFGVVGESGSGKSVTALSLIDLVESPGRITDGEIWYRNGSLAERTAGDQPAAVDGDFVDVLALPEDARRSLRGPNFATIFQDPLSSFDPAVTVGEQIGEAVEVQRRASSNPRSTDSRTREYSLGNIVLDSVVPDRGYVSDDSWDEAIELLDQVGIPDPAARAEEYPHEFSGGMLQRAMIAQALAGEPDLLIADEPTTALDVTIQAQILNLLDDLQSETDMSILLITHNLGVIARMCDRVGVMYAGEIAERGTLEDVFQDHVHPYTEGLLGSVPDLEDPEPRLQPIEGNVPSLIDEEMGDRCYFADRCPKAMEDCLEKPPEYEVGEEHAARCVLAEMDYDESRALPDDHFEEEA from the coding sequence ATGACGCGGGACCTCATCCGCGTCCGCGACCTCTCCACCCGCTTCTTCACCGAGGAGGGGCAGGTGAACGCGGTCGAGTCGGTCGACTTCACGGTCCGCGACGGCGAGGTGTTCGGTGTCGTCGGCGAGTCCGGCTCGGGCAAGTCCGTCACCGCGCTGTCGCTCATCGACCTCGTCGAGTCGCCCGGGCGCATCACGGACGGGGAGATATGGTACCGGAACGGATCGCTCGCCGAGCGCACCGCCGGGGACCAGCCCGCGGCGGTCGACGGCGACTTCGTGGACGTCCTCGCGCTCCCCGAGGACGCCCGGCGCTCGCTGCGCGGCCCGAACTTCGCGACCATCTTCCAGGACCCGCTGTCGAGTTTCGACCCGGCGGTCACCGTCGGCGAGCAGATCGGCGAGGCCGTCGAGGTGCAGCGCCGGGCCAGTTCGAACCCGCGGTCGACCGACTCGCGGACCCGCGAGTACAGCCTCGGGAACATCGTCCTCGACAGCGTCGTCCCCGACCGGGGCTACGTCTCCGACGACTCCTGGGACGAGGCCATCGAGCTGCTCGACCAGGTGGGCATCCCGGACCCGGCGGCGCGCGCCGAGGAGTACCCCCACGAGTTCTCCGGGGGGATGCTCCAGCGGGCGATGATCGCCCAGGCACTCGCCGGCGAACCCGACCTGCTCATCGCGGACGAACCGACCACGGCGCTGGACGTGACCATCCAGGCCCAGATACTGAACCTGCTCGACGACCTGCAATCGGAGACCGACATGAGCATCCTGCTCATCACGCACAACCTGGGCGTCATCGCCCGGATGTGCGACCGCGTCGGCGTGATGTACGCCGGCGAGATCGCCGAGCGCGGTACCCTGGAGGACGTCTTCCAGGACCACGTCCACCCCTACACCGAGGGGCTGCTCGGCTCCGTTCCCGACCTCGAGGACCCCGAGCCGCGGCTCCAGCCCATCGAGGGGAACGTCCCGAGCCTCATCGACGAGGAGATGGGCGACCGGTGTTACTTCGCCGACCGCTGCCCGAAGGCGATGGAGGACTGCCTGGAGAAGCCGCCGGAGTACGAGGTCGGCGAGGAGCACGCGGCGCGCTGCGTGCTCGCCGAGATGGACTACGACGAATCGCGCGCACTACCCGACGATCACTTCGAGGAGGAAGCATGA
- a CDS encoding ABC transporter permease encodes MSYGRFILKRLGQAVLVVWGVITVVFLLRFVTPGSPITYIAPLDAGQALRQEIARELGLDRPLYVQYLDYLWGLLHGDMGRSYKAGVSVSERVFARLPRSIELAVASTVVAVVLSIPLGVISATHRHEPEDYGATTFSLLGISTPNFWLGIMLVLVLAVQFNVFPTSGVGHMQGQTVLFVDAVSHLLQGDPDWMVTWLKHIALPAITLGTYFTALVTRLTRSGMLDEMGQSYVRALRAKGIPESLVRYRHALKNTLIPIITVLGLQLGTLIGGAVITERVFAWHGLGSMLINAINARDWMLIQGSLIVICVGFVAVNTAVDALYAYLNPEVRAE; translated from the coding sequence ATGAGCTACGGCAGGTTCATCCTGAAGCGGCTGGGGCAGGCCGTCCTCGTCGTCTGGGGCGTCATCACGGTGGTGTTCCTGCTCCGGTTCGTGACACCGGGCAGCCCCATCACCTACATCGCGCCCCTCGACGCCGGGCAGGCCTTGCGCCAGGAAATCGCCCGCGAACTCGGGCTCGACAGGCCCCTGTACGTCCAGTACCTGGACTACCTCTGGGGGCTGCTCCACGGCGACATGGGCCGGTCGTACAAGGCCGGCGTGAGCGTCTCCGAACGCGTCTTCGCGCGGCTCCCCCGGAGCATCGAGCTGGCGGTCGCCTCGACGGTCGTCGCGGTCGTGCTCTCGATCCCCCTCGGCGTCATCAGCGCGACCCACCGCCACGAACCGGAGGACTACGGCGCGACGACGTTCTCCCTGCTCGGCATCAGCACGCCGAACTTCTGGCTCGGTATCATGCTCGTGCTGGTGCTGGCGGTCCAGTTCAACGTCTTCCCGACCAGCGGGGTCGGCCACATGCAGGGCCAGACGGTGCTGTTCGTCGACGCCGTGAGCCACCTGCTCCAGGGCGACCCGGACTGGATGGTCACCTGGCTGAAGCACATCGCGCTCCCGGCCATCACGCTGGGGACGTACTTCACCGCCCTCGTCACCCGGCTCACCCGGAGCGGGATGCTCGACGAGATGGGCCAGAGCTACGTCCGGGCGCTCCGGGCGAAGGGCATCCCCGAGTCGCTCGTGCGGTACCGCCACGCGCTGAAGAACACGCTCATCCCCATCATCACGGTGCTCGGCCTGCAACTGGGCACCCTCATCGGCGGCGCGGTCATCACGGAACGGGTCTTCGCCTGGCACGGGCTCGGTAGCATGCTCATCAACGCCATCAACGCCCGCGACTGGATGCTCATCCAGGGCAGCCTCATCGTCATCTGCGTCGGCTTCGTCGCCGTGAACACCGCCGTCGACGCCCTCTACGCCTACCTGAACCCCGAGGTGAGAGCCGAATGA
- a CDS encoding YihY/virulence factor BrkB family protein, which produces MGRLSSARSFVDAVVTVVREKNVTFLAGGIAYNAFISMVPLFLFAVFAVTLLAPGTRQEVLALVTENVSATIGGLFEEILSRRADGAAGSSVVGTAVLLWGALKVFRGLDVAFSEIYEVDESESFVDQLRDGLVVLVSLVLSLAAIIVATSAFATFAGTVPYLGLLLPLVLAVGLVVAFLPMYYVFPDADVSVREILPGVGFAAVGWALLQGLFQLYVAVATGDQHVGIFTGILLLLTWFYFSGIVMLVGAVINAVRGGYAPSTSRSTSSTA; this is translated from the coding sequence ATGGGACGCCTCTCCAGCGCGAGATCGTTCGTCGACGCGGTCGTCACCGTCGTCCGCGAAAAGAACGTCACGTTCCTCGCCGGCGGCATCGCGTACAACGCCTTCATCTCGATGGTGCCGCTGTTCCTGTTCGCCGTGTTCGCGGTGACGCTGCTGGCCCCCGGCACGCGCCAGGAGGTGCTCGCGCTCGTCACCGAGAACGTCTCGGCGACCATCGGCGGCCTGTTCGAGGAGATCCTCAGCCGACGGGCTGATGGGGCGGCTGGCTCCTCGGTCGTCGGGACGGCCGTCCTCCTCTGGGGCGCGCTGAAGGTGTTCCGCGGGCTCGACGTGGCCTTCTCGGAGATCTACGAGGTCGACGAGTCCGAGTCGTTCGTCGACCAGCTCAGGGACGGCCTCGTCGTCCTCGTCTCGCTGGTCCTCTCGCTGGCGGCCATCATCGTCGCGACGAGCGCCTTCGCTACCTTCGCGGGCACCGTGCCCTACCTCGGGCTGTTGCTCCCGCTGGTGCTCGCGGTCGGGCTCGTCGTCGCGTTCCTCCCGATGTACTACGTCTTCCCCGACGCCGACGTCTCGGTCCGCGAGATACTCCCCGGCGTGGGCTTCGCCGCGGTCGGCTGGGCGCTCCTGCAGGGGCTGTTCCAGCTCTACGTCGCGGTCGCGACGGGCGACCAGCACGTCGGCATCTTCACCGGCATCCTGCTGTTGCTCACGTGGTTCTACTTCAGTGGCATCGTGATGCTCGTGGGGGCCGTCATCAACGCGGTCCGCGGCGGGTACGCTCCGTCGACCTCGCGGTCGACGAGTTCCACGGCGTGA
- a CDS encoding ABC transporter ATP-binding protein codes for MSDTLVSVQELEKYYYDQDSLVDRLLGRDPTAVQAVDGISFDVAEGETLGLVGESGCGKSTTGETLLKLREPTDGDVVFDDDSVYDLGGDDLTRFRRRTGIVFQDPYSSLNPRMTAGQMIREPLDVHSIGTDEEREERARELLERVGMSADQYERYPNEFSGGQRQRIGIARALAVEPDFVVLDEPVSALDVSVQAQILNLLDDLQDEFDLTYLLIAHDLSVVRHICDRVAVMYLGELAEVGPTDRIFDDPQHPYTEALLESVPRAEVAENGRRADVLDGGVPSPREPPSGCRFHTRCPYAREACTQEDPDLFDAGEQAAACFRVREDHAYWDSPSLETEEASGDGQVAEDEGAGDEQVVGE; via the coding sequence ATGAGCGACACACTCGTCTCCGTCCAGGAACTGGAGAAGTACTACTACGACCAGGACAGCCTCGTCGACCGGCTGCTTGGCCGCGACCCGACGGCCGTGCAGGCCGTCGACGGCATCAGTTTCGACGTGGCCGAGGGCGAGACGCTCGGCCTCGTCGGCGAGTCCGGCTGTGGGAAGTCCACCACCGGCGAGACGCTACTCAAACTGCGTGAGCCGACAGACGGCGACGTGGTCTTCGACGACGACAGCGTCTACGACCTCGGCGGCGACGACCTCACCCGGTTCCGGCGGCGGACCGGCATCGTCTTCCAGGACCCCTACTCGAGCCTGAACCCGCGGATGACCGCCGGGCAGATGATCCGCGAGCCGCTGGACGTGCACTCCATCGGCACCGACGAGGAGCGCGAGGAGCGCGCCCGCGAGCTGCTCGAACGCGTCGGGATGTCGGCCGACCAGTACGAACGGTACCCCAACGAGTTCTCTGGCGGGCAGCGCCAGCGCATCGGCATCGCCCGCGCCCTCGCCGTCGAACCGGACTTCGTCGTGCTGGACGAACCGGTGTCCGCGCTGGACGTCTCGGTGCAGGCCCAGATACTGAACCTGCTCGACGACCTGCAGGACGAGTTCGACCTGACGTACCTCCTCATCGCGCACGACCTGAGCGTCGTCCGGCACATCTGCGACCGCGTCGCCGTGATGTACCTCGGCGAACTGGCGGAGGTCGGGCCGACCGACCGCATCTTCGACGACCCGCAACACCCCTACACCGAGGCGCTGCTGGAGAGCGTCCCGCGCGCCGAGGTCGCGGAGAACGGGCGCCGCGCCGACGTGCTCGACGGGGGCGTCCCGTCCCCGCGCGAGCCGCCTTCGGGGTGCCGGTTCCACACGCGCTGTCCGTACGCCCGGGAGGCGTGCACGCAGGAGGACCCCGACCTCTTCGACGCCGGGGAGCAGGCCGCCGCCTGCTTCCGGGTGCGCGAGGACCACGCGTACTGGGACTCGCCGTCGCTGGAGACTGAAGAGGCGTCCGGCGACGGGCAGGTGGCCGAGGACGAGGGAGCCGGCGACGAGCAGGTGGTCGGCGAGTAG
- a CDS encoding FkbM family methyltransferase: protein MSLGSRLTGAYQRHGATDLARVSLDAVRYRLIDQYWALRGARPVTVDGVSAGFRTRTVGESRMVRNLPDMESVMLEDLLDELRPDDVFFDVGGHMGLFACLAAEQTPRGHVVAFEPYPPMRELLELNVEHNDADVAVFDVALSNEAGQATLDNPFKHRSEWSGTASLDPQCESGVEIETAVGDDLVEQGVVDPPSVVKIDVEGAEGVVIDGLSETLSRPECRVVYCEVHEPTDTRRSTVDYGREPDEVVDTLADLGFEVRVLADRGHDRHVKAVRQE from the coding sequence ATGTCACTCGGCTCCCGCCTCACAGGTGCCTACCAGCGACACGGCGCCACCGACCTCGCCCGGGTGAGTCTCGACGCCGTGCGATACCGGCTCATCGACCAGTACTGGGCCCTCCGCGGGGCCCGCCCCGTCACCGTCGACGGCGTCTCGGCCGGGTTCAGGACACGGACCGTCGGCGAGAGCCGGATGGTCAGGAACCTCCCCGACATGGAGTCGGTGATGCTCGAGGACCTCCTCGACGAACTCCGCCCCGACGACGTGTTCTTCGACGTCGGCGGCCACATGGGGCTGTTCGCCTGTCTCGCGGCGGAACAGACGCCCCGCGGGCACGTCGTCGCGTTCGAACCCTACCCGCCGATGCGGGAGTTGCTCGAGCTGAACGTCGAGCACAACGACGCCGACGTCGCCGTCTTCGACGTGGCGCTGTCGAACGAGGCCGGACAGGCGACCCTCGACAACCCGTTCAAGCATCGCTCGGAGTGGAGCGGGACGGCCTCGCTCGACCCGCAGTGCGAATCCGGTGTCGAGATAGAGACCGCGGTCGGCGACGACCTGGTCGAGCAGGGCGTGGTCGACCCGCCCTCGGTCGTCAAGATCGACGTCGAGGGCGCCGAGGGCGTCGTCATCGACGGGCTCTCCGAGACGCTCTCCCGTCCCGAATGTCGGGTGGTGTACTGCGAGGTCCACGAACCGACCGACACCCGTCGCTCGACCGTGGACTACGGCCGCGAGCCCGACGAGGTGGTCGACACGCTCGCCGACCTCGGCTTCGAGGTGCGGGTCCTCGCCGACCGCGGCCACGACCGCCACGTCAAGGCGGTCCGGCAGGAGTAG
- a CDS encoding ABC transporter substrate-binding protein, whose translation MASSESERYGRRSFLKAAGGAAVTTTVAGCLGGNGGGTDTQTDQGESTGTSTTSGGDKGKELPEDFPVTITQGNMPGTLDPHDHRAIPNDIVMLQCYEGLLRRTREGKIEANLAKEWERKEKGRVRFHIRDGPTFQKTGNELTPEDVAYSINRIVEKDTGFVSPQSGQLAGVTGAEAVDGERAVDVTSDGLNPIVFAEFAIYCDIVEKQWVKEHEKSYIAKNMNGTGPFELTTYKPGSRIVFERYEDYWKEPAAVTKLTFDAAKKASVRVNQLVAGETDITVNVPPQAVPRVKNEKKAGVEAVGSTRVLYNAMRSDVEPFSSPKFRRAMNYSIDLESIVKDVLSGFGSQTGQPTLKPFFGYDDGLSPYEHDPKKAEKLVEESGHAGASIQLHTPVGRYLKDVQIAQAVANMIDNLPNVSCGVKQRDFNALAKQLTDGNLETSPKFYLIGWGNATFDASQTINPTLSSDGVLTSYKNDELDSLLQKANSTAEKQKRSDLLQQANTHCHEQAPWIFLNRQYSVYGVSSDISWKPRVDERIHAYAIEPAQ comes from the coding sequence ATGGCGTCTTCCGAGAGCGAACGCTACGGTCGGCGATCGTTCCTGAAGGCTGCAGGCGGTGCAGCTGTGACCACGACGGTTGCCGGCTGTCTGGGTGGAAACGGCGGCGGAACCGACACGCAGACCGACCAGGGTGAATCGACAGGGACCTCGACGACGTCGGGTGGTGATAAGGGGAAGGAACTCCCCGAGGACTTCCCGGTGACCATCACGCAGGGGAACATGCCCGGGACGCTCGACCCCCACGACCACCGGGCCATCCCGAACGACATCGTGATGCTCCAGTGCTACGAGGGGCTCCTCCGGCGGACCCGCGAGGGGAAGATCGAGGCGAACCTCGCGAAGGAGTGGGAGCGCAAGGAGAAAGGGCGGGTGCGCTTTCACATCCGCGACGGACCGACCTTCCAGAAGACGGGGAACGAGCTGACCCCCGAGGACGTCGCGTACTCCATCAACCGCATCGTCGAGAAGGACACGGGGTTCGTCAGTCCGCAGTCCGGCCAGCTCGCCGGCGTGACCGGGGCGGAGGCCGTCGACGGGGAGCGCGCCGTCGACGTCACGTCCGACGGGCTCAACCCCATCGTCTTCGCCGAGTTCGCCATCTACTGCGACATCGTGGAGAAGCAGTGGGTGAAAGAGCACGAGAAGAGCTACATCGCGAAGAACATGAACGGCACCGGGCCGTTCGAGCTGACGACGTACAAACCCGGCTCGCGCATCGTCTTCGAGCGGTACGAGGACTACTGGAAGGAGCCGGCCGCGGTCACGAAGCTCACGTTCGACGCGGCGAAGAAGGCCAGCGTCCGCGTGAACCAGCTCGTCGCCGGCGAGACGGACATCACGGTCAACGTGCCGCCGCAGGCGGTGCCCCGGGTGAAGAACGAGAAGAAGGCGGGCGTCGAGGCGGTCGGGTCGACGCGCGTCCTCTACAACGCGATGCGCTCGGACGTCGAGCCGTTCTCCTCGCCGAAGTTCCGGCGCGCGATGAACTACTCCATCGACCTGGAGAGCATCGTGAAGGACGTGCTCTCTGGCTTCGGGAGCCAGACCGGCCAGCCGACGCTGAAGCCGTTCTTCGGCTACGACGACGGGCTGAGCCCGTACGAGCACGACCCGAAGAAGGCCGAGAAACTGGTCGAGGAGAGCGGCCACGCCGGCGCCAGCATCCAGTTGCACACGCCGGTCGGGCGCTACCTGAAGGACGTCCAGATCGCCCAGGCGGTCGCGAACATGATCGACAACCTCCCCAACGTCTCCTGTGGCGTCAAGCAGCGCGACTTCAACGCGCTGGCCAAGCAGCTGACCGACGGGAACCTGGAGACCAGCCCGAAGTTCTACCTCATCGGCTGGGGCAACGCGACGTTCGACGCGAGCCAGACCATCAACCCGACCCTGTCCAGCGACGGGGTGCTCACCTCCTACAAGAACGACGAGCTCGACAGCCTGCTGCAGAAGGCGAACAGCACCGCGGAGAAGCAGAAACGGAGTGACCTGCTCCAGCAGGCGAACACGCACTGTCACGAGCAGGCGCCGTGGATCTTCCTGAACCGCCAGTACAGCGTCTACGGCGTCTCGTCGGACATCTCGTGGAAGCCCCGCGTCGACGAACGTATCCACGCCTACGCCATCGAGCCGGCCCAGTGA
- a CDS encoding ferredoxin--NADP reductase, whose amino-acid sequence MTYSAEVVAVHQQTPDVKQFRLRVDDHEFDHDPGQHVTVQFTFDGEGTEGDVEPGEEVVRPYTPTNLPGTGELTLAIKQYQDGLASAYMHQRRVGDEVTLGEPEGDLHVREYGNDVAFVSTGTGITPMLAMLRDYLDRGEGHVHFVHGARDREHVMFRETLEGLASEHANLDLTFVLSESEPSWNGRIGHVQDHLGDLFDAVDDRDHYVCGVPEMVVETRETLHDLGAPDERVYAEGWESDAVGEGDGDDD is encoded by the coding sequence ATGACCTACAGTGCCGAAGTCGTCGCGGTCCACCAGCAGACACCGGACGTGAAGCAGTTCCGGCTCCGGGTCGACGACCACGAGTTCGACCACGACCCGGGCCAGCACGTCACGGTCCAGTTCACCTTCGACGGCGAGGGGACCGAGGGCGACGTCGAGCCCGGCGAGGAGGTCGTCCGGCCCTACACGCCGACGAACCTGCCCGGCACCGGGGAGCTGACGCTGGCCATCAAGCAGTACCAGGACGGCCTCGCCTCGGCGTACATGCACCAGCGCCGCGTCGGCGACGAGGTGACGCTCGGGGAGCCCGAGGGCGACCTCCACGTGCGCGAGTACGGGAACGACGTGGCGTTCGTCTCCACCGGGACTGGCATCACCCCGATGCTGGCGATGCTCCGGGACTACCTCGACCGCGGCGAGGGCCACGTCCACTTCGTCCACGGGGCGCGGGACCGCGAGCACGTCATGTTCCGCGAGACGCTGGAAGGGCTGGCCAGCGAGCACGCGAACCTCGACCTGACGTTCGTGCTCTCCGAGAGCGAGCCGTCGTGGAACGGGCGCATCGGCCACGTGCAGGACCACCTCGGAGACCTGTTCGACGCGGTCGACGACCGCGACCACTACGTCTGTGGCGTCCCCGAGATGGTGGTCGAGACGCGCGAGACGCTCCACGACCTCGGCGCCCCGGACGAGCGCGTGTACGCCGAGGGGTGGGAGTCGGACGCGGTCGGTGAGGGCGACGGCGACGACGACTGA
- a CDS encoding ABC transporter permease, producing the protein MISPRTRRNLKKELRRNGLAKLGIVLFVLVIAVAVFAPFIAPNNPRAQHLGQKLLPPLGFSKVVTSSSTELVNGSVQTVTETRKVSATWEYPLGTGPLGRGMFSRIVYGARTSVLVGLLGTGVAAVVGVPVGLAAGYYGGKVDDTLMRAADIMLAFPSLVLAIALVGLFGRASVQIPDPWVALGLAPGNMPSHFVLPGTVVLVVGLVNWVWLARVARGEALSVSESEYVKSARSIGASDLRIIGRHVLPNAITPILVLATIQVAAIILLESSLAYLGFSGTTLSWGFDINQGQQHLANAWWVATFPGLAIVVTVIGVNLIGDWLRDALDPGIEGEGGL; encoded by the coding sequence ATGATATCGCCACGAACGCGCCGGAACCTCAAGAAGGAACTCCGCCGGAACGGGCTCGCGAAACTCGGCATCGTGCTGTTCGTGCTCGTCATCGCGGTCGCGGTGTTCGCCCCCTTCATCGCGCCGAACAACCCGCGAGCACAGCACCTCGGCCAGAAACTGCTCCCGCCGCTCGGCTTCAGCAAGGTCGTCACGTCGTCCTCGACGGAGCTGGTCAACGGGTCGGTCCAGACCGTCACCGAGACGCGGAAGGTGAGTGCGACCTGGGAGTACCCGCTCGGGACCGGCCCCCTCGGCCGCGGGATGTTCTCACGTATCGTCTACGGGGCCCGGACGTCGGTCCTCGTCGGCCTGCTCGGGACCGGCGTCGCGGCCGTCGTCGGCGTCCCCGTCGGCCTCGCCGCCGGCTACTACGGCGGGAAGGTCGACGACACCCTGATGCGGGCCGCCGACATCATGCTCGCGTTCCCGTCGCTGGTGCTCGCCATCGCGCTCGTCGGGCTGTTCGGCCGGGCCTCGGTCCAGATTCCCGACCCCTGGGTCGCGCTGGGGCTGGCGCCGGGGAACATGCCATCGCACTTCGTCCTCCCCGGGACCGTCGTGCTCGTGGTCGGCCTCGTGAACTGGGTGTGGCTCGCCCGGGTCGCCCGCGGCGAAGCGCTCTCCGTCTCCGAGAGCGAGTACGTCAAGTCCGCCCGGAGCATCGGCGCGAGCGACCTGCGCATCATCGGCCGGCACGTCCTGCCCAACGCCATCACGCCCATCCTCGTGCTGGCGACCATCCAGGTCGCGGCCATCATCCTGCTGGAGAGTTCCCTGGCGTACCTCGGGTTCTCCGGGACGACCCTGTCGTGGGGGTTCGACATCAACCAGGGCCAGCAACACCTCGCGAACGCCTGGTGGGTGGCCACGTTCCCCGGTCTGGCGATCGTGGTGACGGTCATCGGCGTGAACCTCATCGGCGACTGGCTGCGTGACGCACTGGACCCCGGCATCGAAGGGGAGGGTGGTCTCTGA